The genomic interval ATCCTGGATCGGGACCGTGAAAAGCCTCGCCATAACCCTGAAGGAGCTGGAGGACGACCAGCTTGAAGAGTTCATCGAACTGTTCGCCGAGCGTATCGGCACAGGGTACGTCGCCGTCCATCGACTGGGGCAGGCCAACGACAAGGGGCGCGACGTCGTCGGTTTCCTGACCGAAGCGAAGCACGAGGGCCCCTGGCACCTCTACCAGTGCAAGCGGAAGACGTATGCCAGCTCGCTCGGGTTGGGGGAGGCGCTCGTCGAACTCGGAAAGGTGTTCCACCACCACGCCGAGGGCGGCGCGTACAAGACGCTTCCGACCAAGTACGTGTTCGTCTCCCCCCGGGGCATCTCGGGGACCTTGCGCGACCTGATCCTCAATCCTTCGGACCTAAGGGCCGAACTCCTGGCTAAGTGGGATACCCACTGCAAGACCGGCATCACCGCCCGCGGGGGCAATCCGACACTGCTCACTCCGAAGCTCAAGGCGCTCATCGAGGCCTACGACTTCAGCCAGGTATCGTATCTCTCCGCGACCGACATCGTGAAGCATCCCGCGGCCGGGCCTGCCTTGGGCCGGGTGCTGAGGCTTCCTCCCGGGGAGGCACCTGTCGGGGAAGCCCCTGCTGCTTTGCAACCGGAGGAAATCGAGTACCTCGACCAGCTCCGTCTGGTCTACGGCGAGGCACGTGGCGCCGCGTTCACGACGGTCGATGCGATCCTGACCGATGCG from Methylobacterium sp. AMS5 carries:
- a CDS encoding ABC-three component system protein; protein product: MKSLAITLKELEDDQLEEFIELFAERIGTGYVAVHRLGQANDKGRDVVGFLTEAKHEGPWHLYQCKRKTYASSLGLGEALVELGKVFHHHAEGGAYKTLPTKYVFVSPRGISGTLRDLILNPSDLRAELLAKWDTHCKTGITARGGNPTLLTPKLKALIEAYDFSQVSYLSATDIVKHPAAGPALGRVLRLPPGEAPVGEAPAALQPEEIEYLDQLRLVYGEARGAAFTTVDAILTDAQYGPDLGEHRTRFFEASVFDRFHRDNTDPQALAAFQRDIYLGVIGIHRRVHATGYQRLCAVMDHASLMATAIGGTLVRVTVRQGVCHHLANDGKMKWTP